In the Arachis ipaensis cultivar K30076 chromosome B10, Araip1.1, whole genome shotgun sequence genome, one interval contains:
- the LOC107621835 gene encoding copper transport protein ATX1 yields the protein MANVVELKVGLHCDECIKKILKAIKKIEDIETYNVDTEMNKVTVTGNVTREEVIRVLHKIGKNAAVWEDDTKTNK from the exons atgGCAAAT GTGGTGGAGTTGAAAGTTGGTTTGCACTGTGACGAGTGCATCAAGAAGATCCTCAAGGCCATCAAGAAAATTGAAG ATATTGAAACGTATAATGTGGACACGGAGATGAACAAGGTAACTGTTACGGGGAACGTTACAAGAGAAGAAGTGATCAGAGTTCTTCACAAGATTGGGAAGAATGCTGCTGTTTGGGAAGATGATACTAAAACCAACAAGTGA